TCTTTATCTTTTTTCCTGTGCATATATGGAACACCATACCCGGCAGATGCGCCAATAAGTGCACCTGCAATAATATCTGAAGGATAATGTTTACCTGCCTTATACCTGAAATACCCTGTAGCTGTTGCCAGACCTAGTGAACCAATCCATACGGGCATTTTCCATTTTGAATTGGGATAATAATCCGAAAATACTGTAGCAAAGAATACTGCGCTAAAAAAAGCTGTGTTGGTATGGCCCGATGGGAACGAACGTATTGCATCCCGTGTCATTTTAGTATCGTCATTAACATATTTATTATATACATACGGACGTGGTCTTTCTGTTATTGACTTCAAACAACCTGTTATTCCATTGGCAATTAAGTATGTTTCAATATACATAACTGAAACAGTTGCAATATC
This genomic window from Spirochaetota bacterium contains:
- a CDS encoding phosphatase PAP2 family protein, which codes for DEIHSMSRDDVNWFDRPATYNWSSRYDTMSDVTRDFAFIMPLSLLFSDFVRSDIATVSVMYIETYLIANGITGCLKSITERPRPYVYNKYVNDDTKMTRDAIRSFPSGHTNTAFFSAVFFATVFSDYYPNSKWKMPVWIGSLGLATATGYFRYKAGKHYPSDIIAGALIGASAGYGVPYMHRKKDKELVVTPITGNITGISTTFIF